The following are encoded together in the Flavihumibacter fluvii genome:
- a CDS encoding alpha-E domain-containing protein gives MLSRIADSLFWLNRYLERTDAILRTLHTNYTLSLDKGDYNALHWRQLSAMFSSAEEEKRVHMEQNPLALVQHLIYDSENTNAIRVMVIKARENARGAQDHITKEVWEQVNQIYHLINNPLLQQRIMRNDTLSVLEQLGTQLIHFNGVTDSTMPRNMGWNFMALGKFIERCIITLELSDRNFAESGYELTHSRDILYWRNLLLSLSGYELHLKNYRSTNYNQNVADQVLFNKQFTRSVIYCLDRIGFYLVKVIQRNQSDEALSLQKNFGRLHSKVEYADMKMLQEKGVQAYLHEVKTDLFHFNHQLSHLFFSYA, from the coding sequence ATGCTTAGTAGAATTGCTGATTCCCTATTCTGGTTAAACAGGTACCTCGAGAGAACGGATGCCATATTACGCACCCTGCATACCAACTATACATTATCGCTCGATAAAGGCGATTATAATGCCTTGCACTGGCGCCAGTTATCGGCCATGTTCAGCAGTGCTGAAGAAGAAAAAAGGGTACATATGGAACAAAACCCGCTAGCACTGGTGCAGCACCTGATCTATGACAGTGAGAACACCAATGCCATCAGGGTGATGGTGATCAAGGCGCGGGAAAATGCCCGGGGTGCCCAGGATCACATCACCAAGGAAGTCTGGGAGCAGGTGAACCAGATCTACCATCTTATCAATAATCCACTCCTGCAACAAAGGATCATGCGAAATGACACTTTATCGGTACTGGAGCAACTTGGCACCCAGTTGATCCATTTCAATGGAGTGACCGACAGTACCATGCCACGGAACATGGGCTGGAATTTCATGGCACTCGGCAAATTCATTGAACGATGTATCATTACCTTGGAATTGTCAGACAGGAATTTTGCTGAATCTGGTTATGAACTGACCCATTCGCGCGATATCCTCTATTGGCGAAATTTGCTATTATCCTTATCAGGTTATGAATTACATTTAAAAAACTACCGCAGCACCAATTATAACCAGAATGTAGCCGACCAGGTTTTGTTCAATAAGCAATTCACCAGGTCGGTCATTTATTGCCTTGACCGGATTGGGTTTTACCTGGTGAAAGTGATCCAGCGCAACCAGAGTGATGAGGCCCTGAGCCTGCAGAAAAATTTCGGCAGGCTGCATAGCAAGGTAGAATATGCAGACATGAAAATGTTGCAGGAAAAAGGTGTTCAGGCATACCTTCACGAAGTGAAAACAGATCTTTTTCATTTTAACCACCAGCTCAGCCATTTATTCTTCTCATACGCTTAA
- a CDS encoding circularly permuted type 2 ATP-grasp protein, translating to MTDRTVFSDYCMIPDSWDEMCADGSIRPQYQQVFETLNQLSASTLSGKDQLAGELFLNQGITFTVYSDNEGIERIFPFDIIPRIIPGHEWSHIEAGISQRLKALNLFLKDIYSRQEILKDSIIPAELIASCPQYAREVYGIKVPFDIFVHISGIDLIRGNDGTYYVLEDNLRTPSGVSYMLENREVTKRLFPDLLSANQVKMVNNYPLELYNILVSLAPRQLANPTVVLLTPGVFNSAYYEHTFLARTMGIPLVEGRDLMVDNHKVYMKTTMGLQQVDVIYRRIDDEYMDPLVFRPDSALGIPGILGAYRKGNVALVNAIGNGVADDKAVYAYVPAMIRYYLNEEPILPNVPTYQMADMDSREFTFRNIHNMVIKRTNQSGGYGMLMGNSATDHEINTMINSVNADPRNYIAQPIIKLSTAPCFLNNRFEPRHVDLRPFALCGPGGIKIIPGGLTRVALREGSLVVNSSQGGGSKDTWVLNNG from the coding sequence ATGACAGACAGGACTGTATTCAGTGATTACTGCATGATACCCGATTCATGGGATGAAATGTGCGCGGATGGCAGCATCCGGCCCCAGTACCAACAGGTTTTTGAGACCCTCAACCAGCTATCTGCTTCAACCCTTTCGGGCAAGGACCAGCTGGCCGGGGAATTATTTTTAAACCAAGGTATTACCTTCACGGTGTACAGTGATAATGAAGGAATCGAGCGGATCTTTCCCTTCGATATCATCCCAAGGATTATCCCGGGTCATGAGTGGTCGCATATTGAAGCCGGCATCAGCCAGCGCCTGAAGGCCCTCAACCTTTTTTTAAAGGATATCTATTCCAGGCAGGAAATCCTGAAAGACAGTATCATTCCTGCCGAACTTATTGCGTCCTGTCCGCAGTACGCCCGCGAGGTGTATGGCATAAAGGTCCCCTTTGACATTTTCGTGCATATTTCCGGCATAGACCTGATCAGGGGCAATGATGGCACCTATTATGTGCTGGAAGACAACCTGCGTACCCCTTCCGGCGTGTCTTATATGCTGGAAAACCGCGAAGTAACCAAGCGCCTTTTTCCCGACCTGCTATCTGCCAACCAGGTAAAAATGGTGAACAATTATCCGCTTGAATTATATAACATACTGGTGTCACTGGCACCAAGGCAATTGGCGAACCCAACTGTGGTGTTACTGACCCCGGGGGTATTCAATTCTGCTTATTATGAACATACCTTCCTGGCCCGTACCATGGGTATACCGTTGGTAGAGGGCCGCGACCTGATGGTAGACAACCATAAAGTGTATATGAAGACCACCATGGGACTACAACAGGTTGATGTGATCTATCGCCGCATTGATGATGAATACATGGATCCTTTGGTTTTCAGGCCCGACAGCGCCCTGGGTATTCCGGGAATACTGGGTGCTTACCGCAAAGGCAATGTAGCCCTGGTGAATGCCATTGGCAACGGCGTGGCTGATGATAAAGCCGTTTATGCCTATGTGCCTGCGATGATCCGGTATTACCTGAATGAAGAGCCTATTTTACCGAATGTGCCAACTTACCAAATGGCGGATATGGATTCCCGTGAGTTCACCTTCAGGAATATCCACAATATGGTGATCAAGCGGACAAACCAGTCAGGTGGGTATGGTATGCTGATGGGTAATAGTGCAACGGACCACGAGATCAATACCATGATCAACTCTGTAAATGCCGATCCCCGTAATTATATTGCCCAACCCATTATTAAATTATCCACTGCGCCCTGTTTCCTGAATAACCGATTTGAGCCCAGGCATGTGGACCTGCGGCCTTTTGCATTATGCGGTCCGGGTGGCATTAAAATCATCCCCGGCGGGTTAACACGGGTGGCTCTTAGAGAAGGTTCACTGGTTGTGAACTCATCCCAGGGCGGTGGCAGTAAAGACACCTGGGTACTCAACAATGGATAA
- the aspS gene encoding aspartate--tRNA ligase produces MYRTHTCGELRADHRDQQVTLAGWVQTVRKFGSITFVDLRDRYGITQLLFGEALNQDLDEQPLGREFVLQVTGKVVERSNKNPNIPTGDIEIEVEGFTILNKAATPPFTIQDDTDGGDDLRMKYRYLDLRRNAVKRNIELRYAVNRSARNYLHEHNFMDIETPFLIKSTPEGARDFVVPSRMNSGQFYALPQSPQTFKQLLMVSGYDRYYQIVKCFRDEDLRADRQPEFTQIDCEMSFVAQEDILVMFEGLIKQIFKDVKNIDYTDVVQRMTWNDAMLRYGNDKPDIRFGMELINLKTVFEGQTGNLAAQAIFEASDFKVFTGAETVLAIVVPGCSEYTRKQTDELTEWVKRPQIGMNGLVFIKCNADGTFKSSADKFFDETRLKNLATLCGAEAGDLILILAGREERTRKATSELRLEMGERLGLRRKDEFKLLWVLDFPLFEYAEEENRWVARHHPFTSPKPDHIPVMIGNDPTITNAADYLNHPYANIKANAYDMVLNGNEIGGGSIRIYQRELQEKMFDALGMSKEEALHKFGFLLGAFEYGAPPHGGLAFGFDRLCAILGGSESIRDFIAFPKNNSGRDVMLDAPASIDEKQLVELSIRIQPQA; encoded by the coding sequence ATGTACAGAACGCATACCTGCGGGGAATTAAGGGCGGATCACCGCGATCAACAGGTAACGCTGGCAGGCTGGGTACAGACTGTCAGGAAATTTGGAAGCATCACATTTGTGGACCTTCGCGACCGCTATGGCATCACACAATTATTGTTCGGGGAAGCCTTAAACCAGGACCTTGACGAACAGCCCCTGGGCCGTGAATTTGTGCTGCAGGTGACCGGAAAAGTTGTAGAAAGAAGCAATAAGAACCCCAATATACCCACCGGTGATATTGAAATTGAAGTCGAAGGCTTTACCATATTAAATAAGGCCGCAACACCGCCCTTTACCATCCAGGATGACACAGACGGTGGAGACGACCTTCGGATGAAATACCGTTACCTCGACCTTCGGCGCAACGCAGTAAAACGCAATATAGAACTGAGGTATGCGGTCAACCGCTCGGCCCGCAACTACCTGCACGAGCACAATTTCATGGATATAGAAACACCCTTCCTGATCAAATCGACCCCGGAAGGAGCCCGTGATTTTGTGGTGCCATCACGCATGAATTCGGGCCAATTTTATGCCCTGCCCCAGAGTCCGCAAACCTTCAAGCAATTGCTGATGGTAAGCGGATACGACCGCTATTACCAGATTGTAAAATGCTTCCGGGACGAAGACCTCAGGGCAGACCGCCAGCCTGAGTTTACGCAGATCGACTGTGAAATGAGTTTTGTTGCCCAGGAAGATATCCTGGTCATGTTCGAAGGACTTATCAAGCAAATTTTCAAGGATGTAAAAAATATTGACTACACTGATGTTGTTCAGCGTATGACCTGGAATGATGCCATGCTCCGGTATGGAAATGACAAACCCGATATCCGGTTCGGCATGGAGCTCATCAACCTGAAAACTGTTTTTGAAGGCCAGACCGGCAACCTTGCCGCCCAGGCCATTTTTGAAGCCAGCGATTTTAAGGTGTTTACCGGTGCAGAAACTGTTCTCGCCATCGTTGTTCCCGGATGCAGTGAATATACCCGTAAGCAAACGGACGAACTTACAGAATGGGTGAAAAGGCCGCAGATCGGGATGAACGGGCTGGTCTTCATCAAATGCAATGCAGACGGAACCTTTAAAAGCAGCGCCGACAAATTCTTTGACGAAACAAGACTAAAGAACCTGGCTACCCTTTGTGGTGCAGAAGCCGGTGACCTTATATTAATACTGGCAGGAAGGGAAGAGCGCACCCGTAAAGCCACCAGTGAACTCCGCCTCGAAATGGGCGAAAGGCTGGGACTGCGCCGTAAGGATGAATTCAAATTGTTATGGGTTCTTGATTTCCCGCTTTTTGAATATGCGGAAGAAGAAAACCGCTGGGTGGCCAGGCACCATCCATTTACCTCACCCAAGCCAGATCATATACCTGTGATGATAGGCAATGACCCAACGATTACCAATGCGGCTGATTATCTCAACCACCCCTATGCCAATATCAAGGCCAATGCTTATGATATGGTATTGAATGGAAATGAGATCGGTGGCGGTTCTATCCGGATTTACCAGCGTGAATTACAGGAGAAAATGTTTGACGCCCTGGGCATGAGTAAGGAAGAAGCCTTGCATAAATTTGGTTTCCTGCTGGGGGCATTTGAATATGGTGCACCACCACATGGCGGACTGGCCTTCGGTTTCGACCGTTTATGCGCCATCCTGGGCGGAAGTGAAAGCATCCGTGATTTCATTGCCTTCCCGAAAAACAACAGCGGCCGCGATGTAATGCTTGACGCCCCGGCATCCATCGATGAAAAACAATTGGTGGAACTGAGTATCCGCATACAACCACAAGCATAA
- a CDS encoding zinc-dependent peptidase: MEIVFICLLVFCTVFTFDFLHGRLQKFFLYRRRQGFEQHETYFRSLISSNIRYFNKVDLETQHKWLFRTYLFYRSKKFHYVGVEKTDEMPILISATAAQLTLGLENFSLNYFHDIYVLQHDYHYGYYSLPFMGHVDSSGIYLSWDNFLQGIRSAHDSSNVGLHEMAHALAYVNFITKTDEDKHFKKEFHQYSKVARPVYQDMQRGRKTILGDYAATNYHEFWAVSVEVFFENPVRMRHELPELYAAMARLLKQDPHKVLVTSLAAA; the protein is encoded by the coding sequence ATGGAAATCGTATTCATCTGTTTGCTGGTGTTTTGTACCGTGTTCACTTTCGATTTTTTACACGGACGCCTGCAAAAATTCTTCCTCTACCGTCGCCGGCAGGGCTTTGAGCAGCACGAAACATATTTTCGTTCCCTCATTTCCTCCAATATCCGGTATTTCAACAAGGTTGACCTGGAGACACAACACAAATGGCTGTTCCGTACTTACCTTTTTTACCGTTCCAAGAAATTCCATTATGTGGGTGTCGAAAAGACCGATGAGATGCCGATCCTTATTAGCGCTACAGCAGCACAACTGACGCTTGGACTGGAGAACTTTTCCCTCAATTATTTCCATGATATCTATGTGTTACAGCATGACTATCATTACGGATATTATTCCCTGCCGTTTATGGGCCATGTTGACTCATCCGGCATTTACCTGTCCTGGGATAATTTCCTGCAAGGAATCAGGAGCGCACACGACAGCAGTAATGTAGGCTTGCATGAAATGGCCCATGCCTTGGCATATGTGAACTTTATCACCAAGACCGACGAGGATAAACATTTTAAAAAGGAATTCCACCAGTATTCAAAAGTGGCCCGCCCGGTTTACCAGGATATGCAGCGCGGCCGCAAAACAATTCTGGGCGATTACGCCGCTACCAACTACCATGAATTCTGGGCGGTGAGTGTCGAAGTATTTTTTGAAAACCCGGTTCGGATGCGCCACGAATTGCCTGAGTTGTATGCTGCAATGGCCCGCCTGTTGAAACAGGATCCGCACAAGGTACTGGTGACCAGCCTGGCGGCTGCCTGA
- a CDS encoding Crp/Fnr family transcriptional regulator, with amino-acid sequence MKRNKKDCDLNSCFFCRGCLKDWLPAIEVHKKTRNVKKGELIFKEGDPVQGIFFINQGLVKVVKQWDADKELILRFAKDGDIIGHRGLGNEPIYPVSGMALQDSSICFIPLDFFLSSLHVNHGLTYELMLFFARELQESERKMRYLVHMPVKGRLAYALLLLQKKFGTTADGFIDITISQQDLASYIGTTYETVFRTFQEFTNQHLVEKNGKNFRITNTASLERIMTEQEG; translated from the coding sequence ATGAAAAGGAATAAGAAAGATTGTGACCTGAACAGTTGTTTTTTTTGCCGGGGCTGCCTGAAAGACTGGCTGCCAGCAATCGAAGTCCATAAAAAAACCCGGAATGTAAAAAAAGGTGAATTGATTTTTAAGGAAGGCGATCCGGTACAGGGAATATTCTTTATCAACCAGGGACTTGTCAAAGTGGTTAAGCAGTGGGATGCAGACAAGGAGCTGATCCTGCGCTTTGCCAAAGATGGTGATATCATTGGACACAGGGGCCTCGGTAATGAGCCCATTTACCCTGTTTCCGGAATGGCCCTTCAGGATAGTTCCATTTGTTTTATCCCTTTAGATTTTTTCCTGAGTTCTTTGCATGTTAACCATGGACTCACCTATGAGCTGATGTTATTCTTTGCACGTGAACTTCAGGAATCGGAAAGAAAAATGCGTTACCTGGTTCATATGCCAGTAAAAGGCAGACTAGCTTATGCCCTGCTGCTGCTACAAAAAAAATTCGGGACAACCGCGGATGGTTTTATCGATATCACGATATCACAACAGGACCTGGCCTCCTATATCGGCACCACTTATGAAACGGTGTTCCGTACCTTCCAGGAATTCACCAACCAGCACCTGGTAGAAAAAAATGGTAAAAACTTCCGCATTACCAATACGGCCAGCCTTGAGCGCATAATGACTGAACAGGAAGGCTGA
- the cobA gene encoding uroporphyrinogen-III C-methyltransferase, producing the protein MIQPKISLVGAGPGDPELITLKAIKALQQAAVILYDALANPELLVHCRPGSEQVFVGKRFGCHALSQQEINDLMIEKALACGNVVRLKGGDPFVFGRAQEEIEAARAAGIPVSIVPGISSALAVPASQMIPLTARGISESFWVTTGTTRSGDISPDIALAAKSTATVILLMAMSKLETIMEIFSTNGKDSTPVAIIQNGTTQSEKMITGTVRDIVFRAAYAGIENPAVIVIGEVVRLRPADWVHTVGEKAYFYRDEKE; encoded by the coding sequence ATGATACAGCCTAAGATCTCCCTTGTTGGTGCCGGTCCGGGCGACCCTGAACTTATCACCCTGAAAGCCATTAAGGCTTTGCAACAGGCAGCTGTCATCTTATATGATGCCCTGGCCAACCCGGAATTGCTGGTCCACTGCCGGCCAGGCAGCGAGCAGGTCTTTGTCGGAAAGCGCTTTGGTTGTCATGCCCTGTCACAACAGGAAATCAATGACCTGATGATTGAAAAAGCATTGGCCTGCGGCAATGTGGTTCGCCTAAAAGGTGGTGACCCCTTTGTGTTTGGCCGGGCCCAGGAAGAAATTGAAGCGGCAAGAGCGGCAGGTATCCCCGTTAGCATTGTGCCTGGCATTTCCAGCGCATTAGCAGTTCCAGCCAGCCAGATGATCCCATTAACCGCCCGGGGTATCAGTGAAAGTTTCTGGGTGACCACAGGGACTACCCGCAGCGGCGATATCTCACCAGATATTGCCCTTGCTGCAAAATCAACGGCAACAGTCATCCTGTTGATGGCAATGAGTAAACTGGAAACCATAATGGAAATTTTCTCTACTAACGGCAAGGATTCAACGCCGGTGGCCATTATCCAGAATGGCACTACCCAGTCAGAGAAAATGATTACCGGCACTGTCCGTGATATTGTTTTTAGGGCTGCCTATGCAGGTATTGAAAATCCGGCGGTCATTGTGATCGGAGAAGTTGTAAGGCTCCGGCCCGCGGATTGGGTCCATACCGTGGGAGAAAAGGCCTATTTTTATCGGGATGAAAAGGAATAA
- the nirB gene encoding nitrite reductase large subunit NirB, whose product MRIVIIGNGMVGYKFCEKLLASPLAYRFQLTVFGEETRPAYDRVHLSEFFSGKSAEDLSLAPAQWYLDNGIQLYLSDPIIQIDRTAKTIRSHQGLSVPYDYLVMATGSAAFVPAIPGVEKDGVFIYRTIEDLEAMCNWAPKAKKAAVIGGGLLGLEAAKALIDLGISDTHIIEFAPRLMPRQIDAAGSSILETRLTALGLAIHTQKNTSSIDGDGAITALSFTDGEKLAVDMLVISAGIKPRDELARAAELQVGARGGIVVNEKLLTSDPFIFAIGECALYNEMIYGLVAPGYEMADVVVNFLNGGTKSFTGFDMSTKLKLIGNDVASFGDPFITGDHVRTIVMEDNLKGTYKRINISADGKVLLGGILIGDANAYNMLLQTCKNKLALPPNAEDLIMGPRNGGEDTGAGVTSLPDEALICSCESISKAAICASVTDSGCETVDAVKKCTKAGTGCGGCLPMVKDLVVYTMKSQGKYIRNVLCEHFPYSRQELFDLVKIHDLKSYDEVLDKLGSGHGCEMCKPPVASILASLWGEMILQKGNATAQDSNDRFLANIQKGGTYSVVPRIPGGEITPDKLIVIGEVAKKYQLYTKITGGQRIDLFGAHLSDLPKIWEELIAAGFESGHAYGKALRTVKSCVGSTWCRFGLHDSVSYAIRVEERYRGLRAPHKIKSGVSGCIRECAEAQSKDFGIIATEKGWNLYVCGNGGSKPQHAVLLATDLDSDTCLRYIDRFLMFYIKTADPLARTATWLNKMEGGIEYLRNVVVNDSLGMAADWEAEMQTLVDSYECEWKAAVENPEIRKRFSHFVNAPEDKDPSVQFATMRDQKRAVEWK is encoded by the coding sequence ATGAGAATTGTAATTATTGGCAATGGCATGGTGGGCTATAAATTCTGTGAGAAACTGCTGGCTTCGCCCCTGGCATACCGGTTTCAACTGACCGTTTTCGGGGAAGAAACAAGGCCTGCTTACGACCGGGTACACCTCAGCGAATTTTTTTCCGGTAAATCTGCAGAGGACCTTTCCTTAGCCCCGGCCCAATGGTATTTAGATAACGGTATCCAGCTGTATTTATCCGATCCCATTATTCAGATTGACAGAACTGCCAAAACCATAAGATCCCACCAGGGACTGTCCGTACCCTATGATTACCTGGTAATGGCCACCGGCTCAGCTGCTTTTGTTCCGGCTATTCCCGGGGTTGAAAAAGACGGGGTCTTCATTTACCGCACCATCGAAGACCTGGAAGCCATGTGCAACTGGGCACCAAAAGCAAAAAAAGCAGCAGTGATCGGTGGCGGGCTTCTCGGCCTGGAAGCTGCCAAAGCCCTGATTGACCTGGGCATTTCCGACACCCATATCATTGAATTTGCTCCGCGGCTGATGCCCCGCCAGATTGATGCGGCCGGTTCGTCTATTCTGGAAACCCGGCTTACAGCGCTTGGACTGGCTATCCATACCCAAAAAAACACCAGCAGCATTGATGGTGATGGCGCCATAACCGCGCTCAGTTTTACCGATGGGGAAAAACTGGCGGTGGATATGCTGGTTATTTCTGCCGGTATTAAACCCCGGGATGAACTGGCCAGGGCAGCTGAATTGCAGGTCGGCGCACGCGGCGGTATCGTAGTGAATGAAAAACTGCTGACCAGTGATCCATTTATTTTCGCCATCGGCGAATGCGCACTTTATAATGAAATGATCTACGGCCTGGTAGCCCCGGGTTATGAAATGGCCGATGTCGTCGTAAACTTCCTTAACGGGGGTACTAAATCTTTTACGGGTTTTGATATGAGTACCAAACTGAAACTGATCGGAAATGATGTGGCCAGTTTCGGGGATCCCTTTATAACTGGTGACCATGTACGTACTATCGTAATGGAAGACAATTTGAAAGGCACTTACAAACGGATCAATATCTCGGCGGATGGTAAGGTACTGCTGGGTGGTATTCTTATTGGTGATGCCAATGCTTACAACATGTTATTGCAAACCTGTAAAAATAAACTGGCCCTTCCCCCCAATGCTGAAGACCTGATCATGGGGCCACGTAATGGTGGAGAAGATACAGGTGCCGGAGTTACATCGCTTCCGGATGAAGCCCTGATCTGCAGTTGTGAAAGTATCAGTAAAGCGGCCATTTGCGCTTCTGTTACAGATTCGGGCTGCGAAACAGTCGATGCGGTTAAAAAATGCACCAAAGCCGGAACCGGTTGCGGTGGATGCCTGCCCATGGTCAAAGACCTGGTGGTGTACACCATGAAATCGCAGGGCAAATATATCCGCAATGTTTTGTGTGAACACTTTCCTTACAGCCGCCAGGAATTATTCGACCTGGTGAAAATCCATGACCTCAAATCTTATGATGAAGTACTCGATAAACTGGGCTCCGGTCATGGTTGTGAAATGTGCAAACCACCAGTCGCTTCAATCTTAGCCAGCCTCTGGGGAGAGATGATCCTGCAAAAAGGAAACGCTACGGCACAGGACAGCAATGACAGGTTCCTGGCCAATATTCAAAAAGGGGGTACCTATTCCGTGGTGCCGCGTATACCCGGCGGGGAAATAACTCCCGATAAACTTATTGTCATTGGCGAAGTCGCAAAAAAATACCAGCTCTATACAAAAATTACAGGCGGACAAAGAATTGACCTGTTTGGCGCACACCTTTCTGACCTTCCAAAGATCTGGGAGGAACTTATAGCTGCCGGATTTGAAAGCGGTCATGCTTATGGTAAAGCCCTAAGGACAGTGAAAAGTTGTGTTGGCAGTACCTGGTGTCGTTTTGGTCTGCACGACTCCGTTAGTTATGCCATCAGGGTGGAAGAACGGTACCGTGGATTAAGGGCACCGCATAAAATAAAATCCGGGGTAAGTGGCTGTATCCGCGAATGCGCAGAAGCACAATCCAAGGATTTCGGCATCATCGCAACAGAAAAAGGGTGGAACCTTTATGTCTGTGGTAATGGTGGTTCCAAACCTCAGCATGCTGTTTTGCTGGCCACAGACCTTGATTCGGATACCTGTCTCCGTTATATAGACAGGTTCCTGATGTTTTATATTAAAACCGCCGACCCATTGGCAAGGACCGCCACCTGGCTCAATAAAATGGAAGGCGGCATCGAATATCTCCGCAATGTAGTGGTGAATGATAGCCTGGGTATGGCCGCTGATTGGGAAGCAGAAATGCAGACCCTGGTTGATAGCTATGAATGTGAATGGAAAGCTGCTGTTGAAAACCCGGAGATCAGGAAACGCTTTTCCCATTTTGTTAATGCACCGGAAGATAAAGATCCTTCTGTCCAGTTTGCCACCATGCGCGACCAGAAACGCGCTGTAGAGTGGAAATAA
- the nirD gene encoding nitrite reductase small subunit NirD: MIQTNTINWNLACSVQDVPSNGGVCVKINDMQVALFHFARLDKWYATQNECPHRRQMALSRGLIGTQGEIPKVACPFHKKTFSLESGECLNGDECTITVYDVKVEGDHVYIGIPAAGETDPPEENHLN; this comes from the coding sequence ATGATACAAACTAACACGATTAACTGGAATTTAGCCTGCTCCGTTCAGGATGTTCCTTCCAACGGCGGGGTATGTGTTAAGATCAATGACATGCAGGTTGCCTTGTTCCATTTTGCCCGCCTCGATAAATGGTATGCCACACAGAATGAATGTCCGCATCGGCGCCAGATGGCCCTGAGCCGTGGCCTTATCGGTACGCAGGGAGAAATTCCTAAGGTGGCCTGCCCCTTCCACAAAAAAACATTTTCACTAGAAAGCGGTGAATGCCTGAACGGTGATGAATGTACTATTACAGTATATGACGTGAAAGTGGAAGGTGATCATGTATATATAGGGATACCCGCTGCAGGGGAAACAGACCCGCCTGAAGAAAACCACTTGAACTAA